In Iodobacter fluviatilis, one DNA window encodes the following:
- a CDS encoding substrate-binding periplasmic protein has protein sequence MGPAYSARPVVELMVENAAEPFSKADGTGYSNELIVAIYAAAGVEAKLKVVPYARCKNMVLEARAIACFNMAWEPALNGKIKFPSVPLYTVTPVYFQNKANPIGAKSEAQLKPGLKIGVVNGYEYPPSASQLPKKGVIFVMGNSEQINLKQLAGKSLDAALVMANEIQIPGYWAENAGVAGQVEMIFPSTKQDVFIGFSIQHPKGLWALSQFEQGYRIVADNGKLKQIKAKWGAQK, from the coding sequence AAAGCCGATGGCACGGGCTATAGCAATGAATTGATTGTGGCTATTTATGCTGCAGCAGGCGTTGAAGCAAAGCTTAAAGTCGTGCCCTATGCGCGCTGTAAAAATATGGTTTTAGAGGCCCGCGCCATTGCTTGTTTTAATATGGCTTGGGAGCCTGCATTGAATGGAAAAATTAAATTCCCCAGCGTACCGCTTTATACGGTCACACCGGTTTACTTTCAGAATAAAGCGAATCCTATTGGGGCAAAGAGCGAGGCACAGCTCAAACCTGGCTTAAAAATAGGCGTGGTCAATGGCTATGAATACCCGCCCAGTGCCAGTCAGTTGCCTAAAAAAGGAGTTATTTTTGTGATGGGCAATAGTGAGCAAATTAATTTAAAACAATTAGCAGGCAAAAGCCTGGATGCTGCTCTGGTGATGGCAAATGAGATACAGATTCCTGGGTATTGGGCAGAAAACGCGGGCGTGGCAGGGCAAGTAGAAATGATATTCCCAAGCACCAAACAAGATGTGTTTATTGGCTTTAGTATTCAGCATCCCAAAGGCTTATGGGCGCTTAGCCAGTTTGAGCAAGGCTATAGAATCGTTGCGGATAACGGTAAGTTAAAGCAAATTAAAGCAAAATGGGGAGCACAGAAATAA
- the dapA gene encoding 4-hydroxy-tetrahydrodipicolinate synthase produces the protein MIEFSGIWVPMVTPFLNGQVDLAAAARLAKHLAEQGADGLVVCGTTGESATLSTSEQHQLLAAVLTAVSKDFPVAFGISGNNTAEVAQAAAALNNMPIAALLVSAPYYVRPSQSGILQHFEAIAAASHHPLIIYNIPYRTGVTIEPATIKALSLNPQFVAIKESGGGQIEPIYQIINETPLKFLSGEDHLIFISSCMGGHGAIAAAAHIRPDLYKKMLSYIQEGNLAAARIIDLQLRPLIKLLFSEPNPAVIKAALAMQGLIHDELRLPMTSASAETKSKLSMLLAEINAI, from the coding sequence ATGATTGAATTTTCAGGCATTTGGGTCCCCATGGTCACGCCCTTTTTAAACGGGCAAGTTGATCTGGCCGCCGCAGCCCGCTTGGCAAAACACCTAGCAGAACAAGGCGCAGATGGCTTGGTCGTTTGTGGCACCACGGGCGAATCCGCCACGCTATCAACATCAGAGCAACATCAACTCCTTGCGGCAGTCTTAACCGCAGTCAGCAAAGATTTCCCCGTGGCCTTTGGTATTAGCGGCAACAATACGGCGGAAGTGGCTCAAGCAGCAGCGGCACTGAACAATATGCCCATCGCCGCGCTATTAGTTTCTGCCCCCTATTACGTAAGGCCATCCCAATCGGGGATTTTGCAGCATTTTGAAGCCATTGCTGCAGCAAGCCACCATCCTCTTATTATTTATAATATTCCCTATCGCACCGGCGTAACCATAGAGCCGGCCACCATTAAAGCGCTCAGCCTTAATCCGCAATTTGTGGCGATTAAAGAAAGTGGCGGCGGGCAAATAGAGCCTATTTATCAGATAATCAATGAAACCCCACTCAAGTTTTTAAGCGGTGAAGATCATCTTATTTTTATCAGCAGCTGTATGGGTGGCCATGGCGCAATTGCTGCGGCCGCGCATATCCGGCCTGATTTATATAAAAAGATGCTGAGCTATATCCAAGAAGGTAATTTAGCCGCGGCCAGAATCATTGATCTGCAATTACGCCCGCTGATTAAGTTGTTATTTTCCGAACCCAACCCTGCAGTGATTAAAGCAGCACTGGCCATGCAGGGATTAATACATGACGAGCTCCGCTTACCGATGACTTCTGCATCAGCAGAAACAAAATCAAAATTAAGCATGTTGCTCGCTGAAATAAACGCTATTTAG
- a CDS encoding YiiD C-terminal domain-containing protein, producing the protein MNDFSQRWTTRLHQGFPLLKAMQVQLLGDQSDWQLTAPYGPNQNDHHSAFGGSISTLATIAGWLWVSELAGPDIEVVIQTGSTHFLIPLQSDLIAKVCPPDASQTARFLQMLQRKGRARMALEITVGDATGKIAARFNAQYVAG; encoded by the coding sequence ATGAATGATTTTTCCCAACGCTGGACCACACGACTTCATCAGGGCTTCCCCCTTTTAAAAGCCATGCAGGTTCAGCTTTTGGGAGATCAATCCGATTGGCAACTAACTGCCCCCTACGGCCCTAATCAAAACGATCATCACAGCGCATTTGGCGGTAGCATCAGTACGCTGGCCACTATTGCAGGTTGGTTGTGGGTATCTGAATTAGCAGGACCAGATATAGAGGTGGTGATTCAAACCGGCAGTACCCACTTTTTAATCCCCTTGCAAAGCGACCTCATCGCCAAGGTTTGCCCACCAGACGCGAGCCAAACCGCACGTTTTTTACAAATGCTGCAACGTAAAGGGCGGGCCAGAATGGCGCTGGAAATCACGGTAGGTGACGCAACAGGCAAGATTGCCGCACGCTTTAATGCTCAATATGTAGCAGGCTGA
- a CDS encoding DEAD/DEAH box helicase, whose translation MTFASLGLAPEVLKAVAEQGYEHPTLIQAQAIPVILSGRDVLGAAQTGTGKTAAFTLPILTKIAKHANTSASPARHPIRVLILTPTRELADQVSESVTTYSKHMPLRSHVVFGGMDIKAQIPKLREGVEILVATPGRLLDHIQQKSVNLSQVEILILDEADRMLDMGFILDIRKIFELCTTRKQTLLFSATFAPEIKKLAEDFMHDPEVIEVARQNSANESVKQELHPVENSRKKALVAHLIRTHNMGQVIVFCRTKIGAEQLGRELKRAGFSAEAIHGDRTQQSRLETLAAFKDGSLKVLVATDVAARGLDINELPFVINFELPTNPEDYVHRIGRTGRAGASGIAISLVAPEEEKAYLGIQKMLKRDLPLIPVPGFSPGTTPLETTPQPSRGRDRIPAARSAAAPVAALTRNMNTPPSSRARAQSYDEMPDAPLSKLKRAPQIAALFLPPKYQVTN comes from the coding sequence ATGACATTCGCATCGCTCGGGCTGGCTCCGGAAGTGCTCAAGGCAGTCGCCGAGCAAGGTTATGAACATCCGACGCTGATTCAAGCGCAGGCCATCCCTGTCATTCTGTCCGGACGCGACGTTCTCGGTGCAGCACAAACAGGCACCGGTAAAACAGCTGCGTTTACTTTACCGATCCTCACCAAAATCGCTAAACACGCGAACACCAGCGCGTCCCCTGCACGTCACCCGATTCGTGTATTAATTCTTACACCGACTCGCGAGCTGGCCGATCAGGTTTCTGAAAGCGTGACCACCTACAGCAAGCACATGCCGCTACGCAGCCATGTTGTATTTGGTGGCATGGATATTAAGGCGCAAATCCCAAAATTGCGGGAAGGTGTAGAAATCCTGGTCGCAACGCCTGGCCGCTTGCTCGATCATATCCAGCAAAAATCGGTTAATTTATCGCAAGTTGAAATTCTGATTCTAGATGAAGCCGATCGCATGCTCGATATGGGTTTTATTTTAGATATCCGTAAGATTTTTGAGCTGTGCACTACGCGCAAGCAAACGCTGCTGTTTTCAGCCACCTTTGCACCAGAAATCAAAAAGCTGGCCGAAGACTTTATGCACGACCCTGAAGTCATCGAAGTCGCGCGCCAGAATTCAGCCAATGAATCGGTAAAACAAGAGCTGCATCCGGTAGAAAACAGCCGCAAAAAAGCCCTCGTTGCCCATTTGATTCGCACCCACAATATGGGGCAGGTCATTGTATTTTGCCGCACCAAAATTGGCGCAGAGCAATTGGGCCGCGAGCTGAAACGCGCTGGTTTTTCTGCCGAAGCCATTCATGGCGACCGCACTCAGCAATCCCGTCTGGAAACGCTGGCGGCATTTAAAGATGGCAGCCTTAAAGTATTGGTCGCCACCGATGTAGCCGCTCGCGGCTTAGATATTAACGAGCTGCCCTTTGTCATTAACTTTGAGCTGCCAACCAATCCAGAAGACTATGTGCACCGCATTGGCCGTACTGGCCGCGCAGGCGCATCAGGAATTGCGATTTCTTTAGTCGCACCAGAAGAAGAAAAAGCTTACCTTGGCATTCAAAAAATGCTCAAACGTGATCTGCCTCTGATTCCGGTTCCGGGCTTCTCACCAGGCACTACACCGCTTGAAACCACGCCTCAACCAAGCCGAGGACGCGACCGTATTCCTGCTGCACGCTCTGCTGCTGCACCTGTTGCAGCGCTGACCCGCAATATGAATACACCACCAAGCAGCCGGGCCCGCGCACAAAGCTATGACGAAATGCCGGATGCACCACTGTCTAAGCTTAAGCGTGCACCGCAAATTGCAGCGCTCTTTTTGCCGCCAAAGTATCAGGTCACCAACTAA
- the prmB gene encoding 50S ribosomal protein L3 N(5)-glutamine methyltransferase — translation MFDHASQHLTTVRDLHRFAVSRFNAAELFYGHGTDNAWDEAAYLILATLKLPLDRLEPMYDAKLLPEELTQVLAVLKERVETRKPAAYLTKEAWLGEYKFYVDERTIVPRSFIAEIIREGGLTPWIEYPELIHRAMDLCTGSGCLAIVMADAFPDAAIDALDLSPDALDVAEINVLEYSLGERIDLMDSDLFSAVEGELYDLIISNPPYVDAHSVEELPPEYLHEPEMALGSGEDGLDITRRILEEATRFLNPLGVLVVEIGHNREELEASFPELPFVWLDTESGDGFVFLLTREMLVEAGM, via the coding sequence ATGTTTGATCACGCTTCGCAACACTTAACCACCGTGCGCGACTTACATCGCTTTGCGGTCAGCCGTTTCAACGCGGCCGAATTGTTTTATGGCCATGGTACTGACAACGCCTGGGATGAAGCGGCTTATTTGATTTTAGCCACGCTGAAATTGCCGCTCGATCGCTTAGAGCCCATGTACGACGCAAAATTACTGCCAGAAGAATTAACGCAAGTGTTGGCGGTATTAAAAGAGCGTGTAGAAACCCGCAAACCGGCTGCTTACTTAACCAAGGAAGCGTGGCTTGGCGAGTATAAATTTTATGTTGATGAGCGCACCATTGTGCCGCGCTCGTTTATTGCCGAGATTATCCGTGAGGGCGGCTTAACACCGTGGATTGAATACCCAGAGCTGATTCACCGCGCGATGGATTTATGTACCGGCTCCGGTTGCCTTGCGATTGTGATGGCCGATGCCTTCCCTGATGCCGCGATTGATGCGCTGGATTTGTCGCCAGACGCGCTGGATGTGGCGGAAATCAATGTGTTGGAATATAGCTTGGGCGAGCGCATTGATCTGATGGATTCCGATTTATTCAGCGCAGTTGAAGGCGAGCTGTACGACCTGATTATTTCTAATCCACCTTATGTAGACGCGCATTCGGTAGAAGAGCTTCCTCCAGAATATCTGCACGAGCCGGAAATGGCCCTGGGCAGCGGTGAAGATGGCTTAGATATTACCCGCCGTATTCTGGAAGAAGCCACTCGCTTCCTGAATCCGTTGGGCGTGCTGGTGGTAGAAATTGGCCACAACCGTGAAGAGCTGGAAGCCAGCTTCCCTGAGTTACCTTTTGTGTGGCTGGATACCGAAAGCGGTGATGGTTTTGTATTCTTGCTGACGCGGGAAATGCTGGTTGAGGCGGGGATGTAA
- a CDS encoding HlyD family secretion protein encodes MQPSWVYGLVLLLSGCSVSERASYQGYAEGDYVYISSSQAGRLDQLWVKRGQQVLAKVPLFALDAEKEMAAQNQAQQQVEAAHSQWQDLQSGKRAPEIAVIAEQLIQARATAHDALRQKNRISQLYAEHAVSQVQLDEALAAAESSAARVRELQNQQQVAALPARDQQLKAAKAQWSAAVAALQQARWLVEQKSVAAPKSALVVDTLYREGEWIKAGAPVVKLLPPEQIKLRFFVPESALSQFKLGQKIKATCDQCAAPVQAKVDFISALAEYTPPVIYSEQTRSKLVYRLEAVLENPKALHPGQPVTVTP; translated from the coding sequence ATGCAGCCATCTTGGGTTTACGGCTTGGTTTTGCTGCTGTCCGGATGCAGCGTGTCAGAGCGGGCAAGTTATCAGGGCTATGCGGAAGGGGATTATGTGTATATCTCATCTTCACAGGCAGGGCGTCTCGATCAGCTTTGGGTGAAACGGGGTCAGCAGGTTCTTGCCAAAGTGCCCTTATTTGCCTTAGATGCCGAAAAAGAAATGGCCGCCCAAAATCAGGCACAGCAGCAGGTCGAGGCCGCCCATTCACAGTGGCAGGATTTGCAGTCGGGAAAACGAGCGCCGGAAATCGCTGTGATTGCCGAGCAGCTGATTCAGGCCCGTGCCACCGCTCATGATGCTTTGCGGCAAAAAAACCGCATCAGCCAGCTCTATGCGGAGCACGCCGTTTCACAAGTTCAGCTGGATGAGGCGCTTGCCGCCGCCGAAAGCAGCGCCGCCCGCGTGCGCGAATTACAAAATCAACAGCAGGTTGCTGCGCTTCCGGCCCGCGATCAGCAGCTCAAAGCCGCCAAGGCGCAGTGGTCAGCCGCCGTGGCCGCCTTGCAGCAAGCGAGGTGGCTGGTAGAGCAAAAAAGCGTGGCTGCGCCCAAATCCGCCCTAGTGGTGGATACGCTTTACAGGGAAGGCGAATGGATTAAAGCGGGTGCACCCGTCGTTAAGCTTCTGCCGCCAGAGCAGATTAAGCTGCGTTTTTTTGTGCCTGAAAGCGCCTTAAGCCAATTTAAACTTGGGCAGAAGATCAAGGCCACTTGTGATCAGTGCGCCGCCCCTGTCCAGGCCAAAGTGGATTTTATTTCTGCCCTTGCTGAATACACTCCGCCGGTGATTTACAGCGAGCAAACTCGCAGCAAATTGGTTTATCGCCTTGAGGCCGTACTCGAAAACCCCAAAGCACTGCATCCCGGCCAGCCGGTTACGGTGACTCCATGA
- a CDS encoding ABC transporter ATP-binding protein, translating to MSDWVIDVQGLHKHFGDKHVVNDLSLQVGRGEIYGFLGPNGSGKTTSIRLMCGLLTPDAGSGRCLGFDIRSQAAGIKRNVGYMTQKFSYWDDLSIRENLDFVARMYQMPNRIEVVDRALESLGLQSRAKQLTGSLSGGWKQRLALAACMLHQPKLLLLDEPTAGVDPTARRDFWEELHRLAAQGISVLVSTHYMDEAERCHQLAYIAYGRLLTKGRASEIIAEQNLQTWQIAGQGLTGLSDQLRAQAAIAQTVVFGEMLHVSGHDAARVEACFAALGINHVTPIATSLEDVFIYLMQRAQDNFGGER from the coding sequence ATGAGTGATTGGGTCATCGATGTGCAAGGCTTGCACAAGCACTTTGGCGATAAACACGTGGTAAATGACTTGTCATTGCAGGTGGGACGGGGCGAGATTTATGGTTTTTTAGGCCCGAATGGCAGCGGCAAAACCACTTCGATACGTCTGATGTGCGGCTTGCTAACGCCGGATGCAGGCAGTGGTCGCTGCCTAGGGTTTGATATTCGCAGCCAGGCCGCCGGGATTAAACGCAATGTGGGCTATATGACACAAAAGTTTTCTTATTGGGATGATCTTTCCATCCGTGAAAACTTAGATTTTGTCGCCCGTATGTATCAGATGCCCAATCGCATTGAAGTGGTGGACAGGGCGCTTGAAAGCCTAGGGCTGCAATCCCGGGCTAAGCAACTTACCGGCTCGTTATCGGGCGGCTGGAAGCAAAGGCTGGCACTTGCTGCCTGTATGCTGCACCAGCCTAAATTACTGCTGCTGGATGAGCCCACTGCCGGCGTGGATCCAACCGCCAGGCGGGATTTTTGGGAAGAGCTGCACAGGCTGGCGGCTCAGGGCATATCGGTCTTGGTTAGTACTCACTATATGGACGAGGCCGAGCGCTGCCATCAGCTGGCCTATATCGCTTATGGCCGCTTACTGACTAAGGGACGTGCCAGTGAAATTATTGCAGAGCAAAACCTGCAGACCTGGCAGATAGCGGGCCAAGGTTTAACCGGCTTGTCTGATCAGCTGCGTGCCCAAGCGGCAATTGCCCAAACGGTGGTGTTTGGCGAAATGCTGCATGTCAGCGGCCACGATGCGGCCAGGGTTGAAGCATGCTTTGCTGCATTGGGGATTAACCATGTCACGCCGATTGCCACCTCATTAGAAGACGTGTTTATTTATTTGATGCAGCGTGCTCAAGATAATTTTGGGGGCGAGCGATGA
- a CDS encoding ABC transporter permease, translating to MNWSWTRWWGMVCKEFLQLKRDRVTFGMIIGLPVVQLILFGYAINADPRQLPTAVLLSDHSEITRSFVAAMAHSDYFKIVGSIPDEAAAERALAQGKVQFVLHIPADFTRELLRGGQPEMLLEADATDPAATGMALGAVQQIAQAVIVQERALQESQAAGPAFSVNVHRHYNPEGITQYNVVPGLMGVILTLTMVMMTGLAMTRERERGTMENLLATPVTPLEVMSGKIIPYVLIGLVQSSIILLAAYWAFSVPFQGSLFAVYCVTLIYVATSLTVGITLSSLAQNQLQAMQLTIFYFMPNLLLSGFMFPFNGMPAWARAIGEILPLTHFNRLIRGILLKGNSWVDLWPDIWPLFAFASLIMLIALKFYRRTLD from the coding sequence ATGAATTGGTCCTGGACGCGCTGGTGGGGAATGGTGTGCAAAGAGTTTTTGCAACTTAAGCGGGACAGAGTCACTTTTGGCATGATTATTGGCCTGCCTGTCGTGCAGCTGATTCTCTTTGGCTATGCCATTAACGCCGATCCGCGCCAGCTGCCTACTGCTGTTTTACTCAGTGATCATAGCGAAATCACCCGCAGCTTTGTGGCTGCGATGGCGCATTCTGATTATTTTAAGATTGTTGGCTCAATACCCGATGAAGCTGCAGCGGAGCGAGCCTTGGCTCAGGGCAAGGTGCAGTTTGTGCTGCATATCCCCGCCGATTTTACGCGTGAGCTGTTGCGTGGCGGGCAGCCAGAAATGCTGCTCGAAGCCGATGCCACCGATCCTGCTGCCACCGGCATGGCGCTGGGCGCGGTGCAGCAAATTGCTCAGGCGGTGATCGTACAGGAGCGCGCTTTGCAAGAGTCGCAAGCTGCGGGGCCGGCCTTCAGTGTGAATGTGCATCGGCATTACAACCCCGAAGGCATCACGCAATACAATGTGGTGCCGGGGCTGATGGGGGTGATTTTAACGCTGACGATGGTGATGATGACAGGGCTGGCGATGACGCGGGAAAGAGAGCGCGGCACTATGGAAAACCTGCTGGCCACGCCCGTTACACCGCTGGAAGTGATGAGCGGCAAAATCATTCCCTATGTGCTGATCGGCTTGGTGCAAAGCAGTATTATTTTGCTGGCTGCATATTGGGCTTTTTCCGTGCCGTTTCAGGGCAGCTTATTTGCGGTTTATTGCGTGACGCTGATTTATGTAGCCACCAGCCTGACGGTTGGAATCACCTTGTCGTCGCTGGCGCAGAATCAGCTGCAAGCTATGCAGCTGACCATCTTCTACTTTATGCCCAACTTACTTTTGTCGGGCTTTATGTTCCCTTTCAACGGCATGCCGGCATGGGCAAGAGCTATTGGTGAAATATTGCCCTTAACTCACTTTAACCGGCTGATTCGGGGCATCTTGCTGAAAGGCAACAGCTGGGTTGATTTGTGGCCCGACATCTGGCCGCTCTTTGCTTTTGCCTCGCTGATTATGCTGATTGCGCTAAAGTTTTACCGGCGCACTTTGGATTAA
- a CDS encoding sialidase family protein codes for MTMTLKGSTLLFGLVAACLLAINYQKSPADMRFALAKQPHLTASTPQMEVQRLRAPVPAAHSASIIALPNGERIAFWFGGSREGATDVSVWASRYQNGQWIPPWIVATPAQSSKDQWRYIKKVGNPVPVLDSQGRLQLFYVSVSMGGWATSTLNRMISVDNGHSWGPASKIITSPFFNLSTLVRTHAAQLEDGGFLLPVYHELARKFGEILQFDKDGKLVRKIRMNAEGENLQPGIIAYSATDAFALLRNSGPSRQLLLQQTHDGGASWSPIQNLNVKNPDSAIAVERMPDGRLIMAHNPRTDGRSELALSISPNGKDWKKVKVIEDTRGMEFSYPTLLVNDEIMDLVYTWERSEIRHVRFNRAWLDGEKS; via the coding sequence ATGACAATGACGCTAAAAGGCTCCACTTTGCTGTTTGGCTTAGTTGCAGCATGCTTACTGGCTATCAACTACCAGAAAAGCCCTGCAGACATGCGTTTTGCGCTTGCAAAGCAGCCACATCTCACCGCCAGCACCCCACAAATGGAAGTGCAACGCTTACGTGCGCCCGTGCCTGCTGCGCATAGCGCCAGCATTATTGCGTTACCCAACGGAGAGCGGATCGCTTTTTGGTTTGGCGGCAGCCGTGAAGGCGCTACAGACGTCAGCGTTTGGGCTTCCCGCTATCAAAATGGCCAGTGGATACCCCCATGGATTGTTGCTACACCCGCACAAAGTTCTAAAGACCAGTGGCGCTATATTAAAAAAGTAGGTAACCCGGTGCCGGTGCTCGATAGCCAGGGGCGTTTGCAGCTATTTTATGTATCGGTCTCCATGGGCGGCTGGGCCACCAGCACGCTCAACCGCATGATCTCGGTTGATAACGGCCACAGCTGGGGGCCTGCAAGTAAAATCATCACCAGCCCGTTTTTTAATCTATCCACCCTAGTGCGCACCCATGCCGCCCAGCTTGAAGATGGCGGATTTTTGCTGCCTGTGTATCACGAGCTGGCGCGAAAATTTGGCGAAATACTGCAGTTTGATAAAGACGGCAAACTGGTCCGCAAAATCCGTATGAATGCAGAAGGTGAAAACCTGCAACCCGGCATCATCGCCTACAGCGCCACGGATGCCTTTGCCCTGCTCAGAAACAGCGGGCCTTCCCGCCAGCTTTTACTGCAGCAAACTCACGATGGGGGGGCCAGCTGGTCACCGATTCAAAATCTGAATGTAAAAAACCCTGATTCGGCTATTGCCGTAGAACGCATGCCGGACGGCAGGCTGATCATGGCGCATAACCCGCGTACAGACGGGCGCAGCGAATTAGCACTCAGCATCTCGCCTAATGGTAAAGACTGGAAAAAAGTAAAAGTGATTGAAGATACCCGTGGCATGGAGTTCTCCTACCCCACCCTACTGGTTAACGACGAAATCATGGATCTGGTCTACACATGGGAGCGCTCTGAAATCCGCCATGTACGCTTTAACCGTGCTTGGCTGGATGGAGAAAAATCATGA